The stretch of DNA GCCGATTCCGTCACCGTGCTCAATCAGGGTGAGATTCTGGCCGAAGGATCGGTCGAGGACATTCAGAACAACGAGGAGGTCGTGCGCATCTACCTCGGCGGAGGTGATCAGTGATGGCGATGTTGGAAGTCAAGGGACTTAATTCCGGCTACGGTAAGGTCAAAGTCGTCGACGATATTTCATTCGATGTGAAAGCTGGGCAATGGGTGAGCATCGTCGGTAACAATGGTGCTGGTAAGACCACGCTGCTCAAAGCAATTCTCGGATTATTGCCGATAAATGGTGGAACTGTGACGTTCGATGGCAAGGATGTCACCAAAGCCGCTCCGAACAAACGCATTGCAGCTGGCATGGCTTTCGTGCCGCAGGGGCAGCAGTCCTTCGGCCAGATGACAGTTGCCGAGAATCTGCAGTTGGTGGCAGAACAATACGGTTCGCAGGCGAGGTCTCGCTATGACGAGGCAGTGGAGGCGTTCCCCGTGCTGAAGGAGTTCAGGGATCGGCGTGCTGGGCTCCTTTCAGGCGGTCAGCGCCAGCAGCTGTCAATTGCCCGTGCGCTGATCACACGTCCCAAACTCATCATTCTCGACGAACCCACCGAAGGCATCCAGCCCAACATTGTGGCCGACATCCAACGCTCGATTCGTTCGATGTCCGAGGACAGGGGCATCGGCGTGGTTCTGGTGGAGCAGAAGGTACAGTTCGCGGTCGAACGCGCGGACTTCTATTACGTGCTCGCCGCAGGGCGTTTCATCGCCGCCGGCGAAGGCGGTTCGGACGCGGTGTCCGAGGCCAAGGAGGCCATGAGGGTGTAAGGCGATGTCGATTCACCGATCGGACGGGGCAGACACACTATCGTGATCCGTCGGACGCGTCCCGTCCATCGTATGTCATCAGCGGAAACGTTACCGTGCCAGAATGCGGACTGCCATGGTAACGCGGAGCCATGAGCCGCAGTGGCACGTGAATGCGGTGCATGCCATACGCGTAACCAAGGATTACCAAGGAATCGAGGCAAAACATGAGACTAACGCCCAGGGAAACCGACAAACTAATGCTGCATTTGGCAGGCGAACTTGCCAAAGAGCGACGTGATCGGGGGGTGAAACTCAACTATCCCGAAGCCATCGCGCTAATCAGCTCCGAAGTGATGGAACGGGCGCGTGAAGGTATGACAGTGGCCGAGCTTATGGCCTATGGGCGCACTGTGGTTACGGCGGATGAGGTCATGCCCGGCGTGGCGGAGATGATTCACGAAGTGGAGGTCGAAGCCACATTCCCCGATGGAACCAAACTCGTATCCATCCATGATCCCGTCGAAACCACCGAGGAACTAGTGCCCGGCGAATATCTGCCGGCCGATGGTGAACTGACGCTGAACGAAGGTTGCGAAGCCATCGAAATCGACGTGACGAATACCGCTGACCGTCCCATTCAGGTCGGATCGCATTATCACTTTTTTGAAGCGAACAAGTATTTGCGTTTTGATCGCAGAGCCGCTTATGGCAAGCATCTTGATATTGCCGCTGGCACGGCCGTACGTTTTGAACCTGGTGAATCGCATCGTGTGCAGCTTATCGATTTTGGCGGCACCCGCGAGGTCCATGGATTCGCCCAACTGGTGGAAGGACGCCTGGACGACCCAGTCGTGCGTGAAACGGCATTCGCCAAAGCGCGCGAAGAGCATTTTCTGGGAATGGATGATGGCGACGACGAGGAGATTGCATGATGAAAACGATTACACGACGTGATTATGCCGGCATGTTCGGTCCCACTACCGGAGACAGGGTGCGTTTGGGCGATACAAGTCTGATCGTCGAAGTGGAAAAAGACTACACGCATTACGGCGACGAATTGAAATTCGGAGGTGGCAAATCATTCCGCGATGGCATGGGACAATCCTCAACGCAATTGGATGCCGAATCGCCTGACACAGTAATCACCAATGCGTTGATCGTCGACTACACCGGCATTTACAAAGCCGACATCGGCATCAAGGACGGTAAAATCAACGCAATCGGCAAAGCAGGCAACCCCCAGACCATGGACGGCGTGACACCGGGACTCGCAGTGGGATCTGGCACCGAAGCGCTTGCGGGCGAAGGCCTGATTGTTACGGCAGGAGGCCTTGACACCCATATTCACTTCATCGCACCGCAGCAGGTGCGCACCGCGCTCGCAGGCGGAGTTACCACAATGGTGGGCGGCGGTACGGGACCGGCAGATGGCACCAATGCCACCACCTGCACTCCTGGCGCTTTTCATATGGCTCGCATGATTGAAGCGGCGGAAGCGTTGCCGATAAATATCGCATATCTTGGGAAGGGCAACGATTCATCGCCTGAACCGTTACGCGAGCAGGTGCGTGCGGGAGCTGCTGGTCTCAAAATCCATGAGGATTGGGGAGCTACTCCGGCAGTAATCGACACATGCCTGACGGTGGCTGATGAAATGGATGTGCAGGTGGCCATCCACACCGATACTCTGAACGAGGGCGGTTGTGTGGAAGACACGATTGCCGCGTTCAAAGGCCGTACAATCCACACGTACCACACGGAGGGCGCAGGTGGCGGACATGCTCCAGACATTATCCGTGCGGCCGGTTTCCCTAATGTGCTGCCGAGCTCCACGAACCCGACCATGCCGTTCACGCGCAACACGATTGATGAGCATCTTGACATGATGATGGTTACGCACCATCTGGATCGCAATGTTCCTGAGGATATTGCTTTCGCTGATTCGCGTATCCGTCCCGAAACCATCGCAGCTGAGGATGTGCTGCACGATATGGGCATCATTTCGATGATGAGCTCCGATTCACAGGCCATGGGGCGCGTGGGCGAAGTGATCACACGCACTTGGCAGACGGCCGATAAAATGAAGAAGCAGCGTGGTCCTCTGCCTGAAGATGAGCATGACGGCAACCGCAACGACAACTTCCGCGTAAAACGTTACGTGTCCAAATACACGATTAATCCGGCGCTGACGCATGGCGTCGCCGACTATGTGGGCTCCATTGAAGTAGGGAAAATGGCTGATTTGGTGCTCTGGCAGCCTGCGCTGTTTGGAGCGAAACCTGAGATGGTTATCAAAGGTGGTTCGATCGCCTATTCGCGGATGGGTGATGCGAACGCTTCGATTCCTACTCCGGAGCCGGTGATTTATCGTGACATGTTCGGTGGTATCGGACGCGCGCTCGGCTCCAGTTGCATCACATTCGTTTCGCAGGCAGCTTTTGATGATGATATCAAAGGCCGATTGGGATTGTCTCGTACGGTTTTGCCTGTGCGCGGGTGCCGTACAATCGGCAAAAAAGATCTCAAATTCAATGATGTGCTGGCTGACATTCAGGTGAATCCTGAAACTTTCACGGTTACCGTGGATGGCGAACCGGTTGCCTGTGAACCTGCAGCCGAGCTGCCATTGGCGCAACGGTACTTCCTGTTCTAATTATTCCTAGGCGGGTGGCAGATCGAGACAGATGACGGAAGATAATTTCGGATGAAAGGATCTGCTGCGGTTCCAAGCGGCCGTGCGGCTCACAACCTTGTTGAGGCCGCACGGCCGCTTGGTCCGTATAAGCGAGTTTCGTCAGCCGTTGATCTTGGAAACTTTCCTTACATACGTTTGAAGTTCGGCATCATCGGACGCAACAGGTTTAATCGACCAGCCGGGAAGCGGCGGTGATGAAATCGAGAGCATCGGAACCGCGGGAAGTGAGTAATCGAGCGACCACGCCATCCATAACACGGGTGGTGCCGAATTCACCGGGTAAGCGCATGCTCTTGGCAAGGTCACGTAGTTTGGCGATTAAGGCATCCTCCTGATTTGCGCGAGCGGTGTTGCGTTCTGTTAAAGAGAGGGTCGTAGCGCCATTTTTCTCCATGCCATTGCACGATAGTTCGGGCAGATGAATATACATGAGACCGTTATGCGTGTAATCACGCCACATGGCCATGTGCGTGTAATCGAAACGGCCTGGTTCCAGCAGCGTGTGGTCCGCGAAGGCCAAATGACTTGTTGAATCGGTTGGGCATGTGCGGTGTCGAGCGGTACTCGGGGCATCAGTGGTGGATGCGTGAGGCGTCTCGTCCAGTTCTGAGAATGACGTTCCGTCTACAAAGACCTTGAGTTTGCTGGAATAACGCTGCATTTTCCATTGCTCGCCCATGCCGGCTCGTCCGTTAGCTACCACGTCGGCATACACGAAGGTGGATTGCGGGGAGATATGAGCGGTCACCGCGTTTTCGAAATCACTGTTCTGGAACGGTATTACCGGTAATGGCAGGAACACCGTTTTGGCGATGCCTTGAACGGTCAGATTGATGATACGTGATGCTGAACCTCCGGCGGTATCGAGCACTTTCTCATAGCTTTGCGTGCTGATTGTGGAGTCAGTTCCGGGTCCGAATACACAATCCATTCGGGCTTCGTCCCCAGCAAGAAAACCGGGCCCTACAAAAGATAGCATGAATTCCGTATGACGACCGTCGACGAACGGATGCACCAGTTTGAACGGTGCATTGAAATACAGATCGTCGACTTTGGTGCGTTCGTGCCTCAGTGCGGTCGTCAAACGGAATTCGCTATGCATGAGTGGCCTTTCTGCGCGGGGGACTATTTACTGATTCCCTGCTATAGTGCCCTTTGAGTAGGCGAAGGTGGAATGATGGTGGATATGTCTTGGACGCCTCTGCTTCTGTAAAAATGAAGATGATTACATGTCTTCAAAAAGCGCGGATTTTTTGATCCAGTCAATCACGTCGTCCACGCCCTTGTCGTTCATCAAATCGGTGAATATATATGGTCTGCCATTGCGCATTTTCTCAGAATCACGGGCCATGATATCCAGATTGGCGTGCACAAGATCGGCGATGTCGGTTTTGTTGATTACCAGCAGATCGGAACGTGTGACGCCCGGTCCGCCCTTGCGCGGGATTTTGTCACCTTCATCGGTTGCGATTACGTAGATTGTCGCGTCGGCTAGATCAGGGCTGAAGGTTGCTGAGAGGTTGTCGCCGCCTGATTCCACGAAGATGATGTCCACATCGGGGTGTGATTCGGCCATCGCCTCGCAGGCCTCAAGATTCATCGAGCAGTCTTCACGGATTGCGGTGTGTGGGCATCCGCCGGTTTCCACACCGACAATTCGGTCTTCTGGCAGTCGGGAATTGGCGATGAGGAATTCGGCGTCCTCCTTGGTGTAGATGTCGTTGGTGACAACGCAGATTGAGTAGTCGTCGGCCATTTTTCTGGTCAGGCGTTCGATAAGCGCGGTTTTACCGGAACCGACTGGGCCGGCAACGCCGATGCGTACATATGACATGGTTTTCCTTTCGTTGTGGGATAACTCGTCTAACTCATATAAAGACGGGAATAAAGGGTTTCGTGTTGCATGGAGGCGATATCAAGGTAGGCGCCAGAAATGCCGAGGTCATCGGGATGCAGTGTGAATGCGAGGTCTACGGCATCAACTACGGCTGGGAAACTGTCACGAAGTGCAATCTGCCCCGCATATTGGCTGATAGGCACGGCTTTAACCGCGCAGACGGTGAGTGCGCTGATCAGCGAATAACAGTAGGTGATGGCCGCCTCACGAAGGTCGGGTGCCTTATCGGCAGCGAACAAGCCCATGGCAATGGCATGCAAACCCAAACAATGTCCTGTGTCTATCAGTGCTTTATAAGTGTCAACGTGAGGTATGGTACGGCCGACGGAAGGTGTGGACGAGACGGGATCCAGGGCATTGTGCCGCATATTGACCGTACGCCGGGCCGAACCTCCATGCCGTACATCCATGGGTTGTAACGGGTTGGATTCCATCTGGTCGGCGAGTTTGATCATGCGCAAGCACATTTTGTGTTGGCCTTCGCGGATTTCTCGTGGAGCTTGAAGTGCGGTTGCCAGACTGTCTAATTCGGTGATTTTTCTAGTGAAACCGGTGGGGGAGAGCCGCCTGTCGCGTGCGATACGCCCGGCGATTACCATTTGTCCGATTTCCTTATAGGCGGCCACTTCCAAGTAGTTGTGCAGGTAGTCGGCGAAATCGCGGTTCGATTGAATGATGTCGTGCTGCACGAAGGTTTCCATGCCGTTCGACAATGCGAAAGCTCCCACGGGGAACACGCTGTCGCATACTTGCAGATAATTGAGGCGACGCAATTCGATGATGTCGGCTGAGCGTTTCGCGTGTTCTCTGGCGTTCGATGTTCTTCTGCGTGGTGTGCTCAGTGTGTATGCCATGTGTGGCCGCCGTCATGTGAATGCGTGCCGTCCGCGCGGTGCAGCACGCCATTGAGCTCGTATGTTTCGTGTTCATGAGTGTGCTCATGATTATATTGATTATGCGCGGTTTCGTGATGATGGTGGGCGAAGGCCGCATCGGCTTCACGCTCCTGAGCTTCCTCCTCCAAATCGCCAGTGGTTTTGTTGGTTCCCGGCACGATGGTTCCACTTCCCGCATGTGCTTTGACAATCAGGAAACCATCGAATCCACCTTCAATAACCTTCGGTTCGAAGCCGATTTTCTTGGTGTATTCCATCGTCGGATGGTCATAAGGCACCAGCACGCGGTCCTCCTCCACCTTGAGGCTCAGGTGACGGTTGCCGAGTTCGAAGCACAGTCGGCCCATCTCTTTCATGGAATGTACCGGAATTTCAATGAGCTGAGCGGTTTTCATACGCGCGTAGTAGCGTTTGTCATCCGTTTCGGCGAGTACGTCGCCATCTTGAATGGTTTGCCCAACCATTACGCCGATTTCGGTACCGTCCTCGGCCACTTTGCGCATACGCTTCTTGGACGCTTCAAACCATTCGAAGTTGACCGGCACATTGAGCTTGCCGTCCGAAATGGGATGTTCGATGATATTGCCGGAAATGCCAGTGGCGATCATATCCCTGCTCCCGCCTTTCTTTCATGGTTACTGTTGCGAGCTGTGGTCAGAGTAAGACGGAAAAGCAAAGCGATTGTTTCCCGATTGTTTCCTATGTAACGGTGCGGCGTTACCACTGATTTACATGAGGGCAACATGCATCGGTAGCGTTATTTTCGCGGGCAATACCGCCACATGAAGGGTTATTCTCGAAAGGAGCGGAATAGATGGCTTGTTTTCTCGTGAGTGGCGCTGAAGCTGCAGCCGTGACCGCGGTGCGCAGGTTTGTGGAGCATAAAGAAATCGCCAAAGGCGTTGCCAGGAAAGTCGATGGCAAGGTGGTTGCGGTCAAGGAAGGGCACGTGCTGTTCAGTCGTAAGCTTGGATGGCTGATGAACATGCTGTGGGGTGGTGCGTTCCTACTGCTTATCGAGCATGTATGGCATGGTGAGGTGGTTCCATGGTTCCCGTTCCTCACTGCCATGCGTTCGCCTGATGAGACGGTTGTGATGCTCCATGAAATGGCCACGGTGGGCGTCGGCATGGCGGCTCTGGTTACTGTGGTTTGGGGAGCGATGTGTGTGGTAGCGGATTGGCTTGAAGCGCATGGTGCGGTTCTCACGGCGATGTCCGCTGAAACTGCGGGCTCCATCGGGGAATGATGGTGAGGCTCGCATGACGCTGATTATTACGGGTGTTACCGCATTTGCGGTGACGGTTATCTACATGCTTATGAGACGTCATAGCGTTGATCGTTGCAATTCCTCGCATTTGGGTATGCTGATGTTGATGTACTGGGGCGCGACACTGATGTGGTGCGTAGACGGCATTGCTTCGCTTGCCGAAGACAATCCATTTGTTACACTGTCTGACCCGGCCGTTGTGGCGGATGATAGTGCGCTTGGTTTGCTGGTGGTGTTTGCCGGCTTCTTCGCGTGGTCTGCCTACCTGATGGTTGAAGCATTACGTGCACGGCAGCGTGTCGCCGCAACGTCACGAAACATCTGATTGGTGATGCTGCTGATTGTTGCATCTGTTCGTGAGGGGCTCTCCAACGGTGAGATATGTCGCTGCTGGAAGCCCCTCATTTATTGTTGACAAAGGCTGTTTTGTTGCAACCGTCTAAAATTTGGCAGGTCTGTTGAAGTTGATTCCCGAGTGATTAAACCAGCTGGGCGTAATCGTCAGACCAAATGGTTTTCATAAGCGAACACCACTGCCTGCACGCGGTCACGCGCATTGATTTTCGACAGAATATGCGCCACATGCGTTTTCACCGTAGGCAGGCTGATGAAAAGCTTGTCGGCAATTTCCTGATTCGACAATCCATGCGCGATCTCAATAAGCACTTCGCGCTCGCGATCGGTCAGCTCGTCCAATTCCGGATCGGTATATGTTGAATCCGTAGCAGAAGTAGTTGCGGAATTTTCAGGCCTACCGACGTTCGTAGCCATGAAGTCGCCTTCCATCATTTTCTCGATAAGACGTTTCGTGGCGGACGGTGCGATAATCGCATTACCTTGAAAAACCGTGCGAATCGAATTCAGCAACGTTTCCGGTTCCGTATCTTTCAGCAGAAAACCGGAAGCTCCGGCAGTGATCGCAGCCATAACATATTCATCCAAATCGAATGTCGTCAGAATGATCACTTTGGTATGAGTGACTTCTGATTGCGTTCCATCGGCAGCAAAGCGATGCTGCAACGCACTGATCTGCCGAGTCGCCTCAATACCATCCATGCCGGGCATACGCACATCCATCAACACCACGTCAGGATGCAGCGTTTCCGCCAACGCCACAGCCTCTGCACCATCGCGAGCCTGCGCCGCAACCGCCATATCAGGTTGGGAGCCGATCACCATGGCGAAACCGGCACGTACCAATTCCTGATCATCGGCAATGACCACACGAATCTTCTGTTCTTCACTCATACTCTCCACCTTATCGGCATTGTTCCGCTCACAGCGCGAAACAAACCCTTAAATCTCCCTGAAAAACTTGAATCGGCTATCGAGGCACGCGCTGCAGCTGCTCCTCCAATGGTGCTGCGGGCCTCAACTGCAGTTCGCTCGCACTACCGGCATGAGCGTCATCGCTGAAACCAGTCTCACGAAGCACGCCAAGCAATTCGCGCATACGCTTAAGCGCGGCGCGCCCCTGCTCGCCAATGGCTTTGAACGCTGCGGAAATCTCGTCGGCGGTAGTCTCTTTGCCTTGTGCTTCGGCGCTATCCAGCATGCGGATACCATCGACGGCTTGACTAATCACGCTGTTCAACGTGGCGGTGACTTCAGCCTGAATGCTGGCACTGATACGGTCACGTTCCATATTCGCCGCGAGAATACGCTGCTTCTCCTGCTCGGCCACCAGTGCCTCTTCGCGAGCCTGCAACACCAGTGCGTTTGAATCACTGGAACGCGCCCAACGTGCCCACGCCATGATGCCGGCGCACAGCATCAGCACTGCAACCGTATACATGACGCCGGTAAAGAATGCTGCACTACTACTTGACGTGGCTGAAACCGGTTTTGTTAAGCCCACGGAAGCGGCGATGGCGCCGAACAAGGTAGTGTATCCGTGTTGATCAGCTGCGATTTTCAAGCCCATCAGAGCTGAACAGGTGACAGCGGCAAGACCGGTCCAACGCCATGCGTGTTCACGCCCATACAATACGGCTGAATACAGCGCACACAGCGACGCTACGATATGTCCAACCTCAATCAATCCCAAAAATACCAATTGCACAACCGACAATACGAACACAATAAGCGCGCAAGTCTCGGGGAACCTGCGTCGAAGAGCCAGTGCCAGCAAGCAGCATGCGGCGATCGCATGAGAGAGCTGCGCATCGCGTGAACTATCAAAAAAGAATGTAATCGACATGCGATTCAGCAGCATGACCAATACCACGGCACCAACGGAATCCATGAGCACATAATGGTGCTGCGTCCACGCGGAAACACGTTCCACCCAATTCAGCCCTCGCGAATTGGATGTATTTGCAAGTTCTACGGATTTCAGTTTCAGCGATGTGAGCAAATCATGCAGATTGGGTGCGGTGATGCGCAAGTGTTGCAGGGCGTTCGAACGATGGTCGCGACCGGTTGGTTGGTTGGTTTCCTGCGT from Bifidobacterium catenulatum PV20-2 encodes:
- the ureG gene encoding urease accessory protein UreG — encoded protein: MSYVRIGVAGPVGSGKTALIERLTRKMADDYSICVVTNDIYTKEDAEFLIANSRLPEDRIVGVETGGCPHTAIREDCSMNLEACEAMAESHPDVDIIFVESGGDNLSATFSPDLADATIYVIATDEGDKIPRKGGPGVTRSDLLVINKTDIADLVHANLDIMARDSEKMRNGRPYIFTDLMNDKGVDDVIDWIKKSALFEDM
- the ureC gene encoding urease subunit alpha, translated to MMKTITRRDYAGMFGPTTGDRVRLGDTSLIVEVEKDYTHYGDELKFGGGKSFRDGMGQSSTQLDAESPDTVITNALIVDYTGIYKADIGIKDGKINAIGKAGNPQTMDGVTPGLAVGSGTEALAGEGLIVTAGGLDTHIHFIAPQQVRTALAGGVTTMVGGGTGPADGTNATTCTPGAFHMARMIEAAEALPINIAYLGKGNDSSPEPLREQVRAGAAGLKIHEDWGATPAVIDTCLTVADEMDVQVAIHTDTLNEGGCVEDTIAAFKGRTIHTYHTEGAGGGHAPDIIRAAGFPNVLPSSTNPTMPFTRNTIDEHLDMMMVTHHLDRNVPEDIAFADSRIRPETIAAEDVLHDMGIISMMSSDSQAMGRVGEVITRTWQTADKMKKQRGPLPEDEHDGNRNDNFRVKRYVSKYTINPALTHGVADYVGSIEVGKMADLVLWQPALFGAKPEMVIKGGSIAYSRMGDANASIPTPEPVIYRDMFGGIGRALGSSCITFVSQAAFDDDIKGRLGLSRTVLPVRGCRTIGKKDLKFNDVLADIQVNPETFTVTVDGEPVACEPAAELPLAQRYFLF
- a CDS encoding urease accessory protein UreE, with the protein product MIATGISGNIIEHPISDGKLNVPVNFEWFEASKKRMRKVAEDGTEIGVMVGQTIQDGDVLAETDDKRYYARMKTAQLIEIPVHSMKEMGRLCFELGNRHLSLKVEEDRVLVPYDHPTMEYTKKIGFEPKVIEGGFDGFLIVKAHAGSGTIVPGTNKTTGDLEEEAQEREADAAFAHHHHETAHNQYNHEHTHEHETYELNGVLHRADGTHSHDGGHTWHTH
- the urtE gene encoding urea ABC transporter ATP-binding subunit UrtE, which gives rise to MAMLEVKGLNSGYGKVKVVDDISFDVKAGQWVSIVGNNGAGKTTLLKAILGLLPINGGTVTFDGKDVTKAAPNKRIAAGMAFVPQGQQSFGQMTVAENLQLVAEQYGSQARSRYDEAVEAFPVLKEFRDRRAGLLSGGQRQQLSIARALITRPKLIILDEPTEGIQPNIVADIQRSIRSMSEDRGIGVVLVEQKVQFAVERADFYYVLAAGRFIAAGEGGSDAVSEAKEAMRV
- a CDS encoding response regulator transcription factor; amino-acid sequence: MSEEQKIRVVIADDQELVRAGFAMVIGSQPDMAVAAQARDGAEAVALAETLHPDVVLMDVRMPGMDGIEATRQISALQHRFAADGTQSEVTHTKVIILTTFDLDEYVMAAITAGASGFLLKDTEPETLLNSIRTVFQGNAIIAPSATKRLIEKMMEGDFMATNVGRPENSATTSATDSTYTDPELDELTDREREVLIEIAHGLSNQEIADKLFISLPTVKTHVAHILSKINARDRVQAVVFAYENHLV
- a CDS encoding urease accessory protein UreF, whose protein sequence is METFVQHDIIQSNRDFADYLHNYLEVAAYKEIGQMVIAGRIARDRRLSPTGFTRKITELDSLATALQAPREIREGQHKMCLRMIKLADQMESNPLQPMDVRHGGSARRTVNMRHNALDPVSSTPSVGRTIPHVDTYKALIDTGHCLGLHAIAMGLFAADKAPDLREAAITYCYSLISALTVCAVKAVPISQYAGQIALRDSFPAVVDAVDLAFTLHPDDLGISGAYLDIASMQHETLYSRLYMS
- a CDS encoding urease accessory protein UreD, whose protein sequence is MHSEFRLTTALRHERTKVDDLYFNAPFKLVHPFVDGRHTEFMLSFVGPGFLAGDEARMDCVFGPGTDSTISTQSYEKVLDTAGGSASRIINLTVQGIAKTVFLPLPVIPFQNSDFENAVTAHISPQSTFVYADVVANGRAGMGEQWKMQRYSSKLKVFVDGTSFSELDETPHASTTDAPSTARHRTCPTDSTSHLAFADHTLLEPGRFDYTHMAMWRDYTHNGLMYIHLPELSCNGMEKNGATTLSLTERNTARANQEDALIAKLRDLAKSMRLPGEFGTTRVMDGVVARLLTSRGSDALDFITAASRLVD
- the ureA gene encoding urease subunit gamma, whose protein sequence is MRLTPRETDKLMLHLAGELAKERRDRGVKLNYPEAIALISSEVMERAREGMTVAELMAYGRTVVTADEVMPGVAEMIHEVEVEATFPDGTKLVSIHDPVETTEELVPGEYLPADGELTLNEGCEAIEIDVTNTADRPIQVGSHYHFFEANKYLRFDRRAAYGKHLDIAAGTAVRFEPGESHRVQLIDFGGTREVHGFAQLVEGRLDDPVVRETAFAKAREEHFLGMDDGDDEEIA